A single genomic interval of Chitinophaga sp. 180180018-3 harbors:
- a CDS encoding helix-turn-helix domain-containing protein, protein MNTKPPIAIHKKQLDDFGIQLKPMINLHEGIKIAHRDDHYVFILQQRGALLLELDFNEMALSGPSLCFIMPGQVHRYISLADSAGHFLFVDASLVTGQYRDLFDSFQHLRQIFPLAATHIIFNSIALAEQLLLQENYPFKKAVVSSFMASLMGLIAAQVKQQDIIRESINGQRFTVASKFRGLVKKKFKQLKQVQQYAELLNISPLYLNECIKEATGHPASYWIQQEILLEARRLLYYTTLDVKEIAFELGYEEHAYFSRFFKKNSGTTPVEFRVKNHELSNYSR, encoded by the coding sequence ATGAACACGAAACCGCCCATAGCTATACACAAAAAACAACTAGACGATTTCGGTATACAATTAAAACCGATGATCAATCTGCATGAGGGGATCAAAATTGCTCACCGGGATGATCATTATGTATTCATATTGCAACAGCGGGGAGCACTTCTCCTGGAACTTGATTTCAATGAAATGGCGTTGAGCGGGCCTTCGTTGTGCTTTATTATGCCGGGACAGGTACATCGCTACATCAGCCTAGCGGACAGCGCCGGGCATTTTCTTTTTGTGGATGCGAGCCTGGTTACCGGTCAGTACCGGGATCTGTTCGACTCCTTCCAGCATCTCCGGCAGATATTTCCATTAGCAGCAACGCACATTATTTTCAATAGCATAGCGCTGGCGGAGCAATTGCTGTTGCAGGAAAATTATCCATTTAAAAAGGCGGTCGTATCGTCCTTTATGGCGTCTCTTATGGGGCTCATAGCGGCCCAGGTGAAGCAACAGGATATTATCAGGGAATCCATCAATGGACAACGGTTTACCGTTGCCAGTAAGTTCAGAGGACTGGTAAAGAAGAAGTTCAAACAGCTGAAACAGGTGCAGCAATACGCGGAACTGCTCAACATATCCCCTCTTTACCTGAATGAATGTATCAAGGAAGCAACCGGGCATCCTGCCAGTTATTGGATACAGCAGGAAATATTGCTGGAGGCCAGGCGGCTGTTGTATTATACGACACTGGATGTGAAGGAGATTGCTTTTGAGTTGGGTTACGAGGAACACGCTTATTTTTCAAGATTTTTTAAGAAAAATTCAGGAACAACGCCAGTGGAGTTTAGGGTTAAAAACCATGAATTGTCCAACTATAGCCGTTAA
- a CDS encoding RNA polymerase sigma factor: MLEQDLNSIITDCRSGNRKAQEQLYRQLYGFAIAVAMRYAIDEHEAADILAHAFVKMFRSIHTFDETKGNFHGWLKRIIINESLDLIKQRARFANLELDTAEEPFVNNSIIEKTDAAAILQLVRQLPPATHAVFVLYAIDGYSHKEIAAQLNISEGTSKWHLSEARKILQQKINAIKN; encoded by the coding sequence TTGCTGGAACAGGATCTAAATAGCATCATCACGGACTGCCGTAGTGGCAATAGAAAGGCGCAGGAACAACTGTACCGGCAACTCTATGGCTTTGCCATAGCTGTTGCCATGCGCTATGCTATTGATGAGCATGAAGCAGCTGATATCCTGGCACACGCATTTGTGAAGATGTTCCGGAGCATCCATACATTCGACGAAACCAAAGGCAATTTTCATGGCTGGTTAAAACGGATCATCATCAACGAATCACTTGACCTGATAAAACAACGTGCCCGATTCGCCAACCTGGAATTAGATACAGCAGAAGAACCGTTTGTAAATAACAGCATCATCGAAAAAACAGATGCAGCCGCCATATTACAACTGGTAAGGCAGCTGCCCCCGGCCACCCATGCGGTGTTCGTACTATATGCGATCGATGGCTACTCTCACAAGGAAATTGCAGCACAATTAAATATCAGTGAGGGGACCAGCAAATGGCATCTGAGCGAAGCAAGAAAGATACTTCAACAAAAAATAAATGCTATAAAGAATTAG
- a CDS encoding lipocalin family protein, producing the protein MKTSTMNFAFMAIVLGTILLSCKKEKSNEPECGISMTGLAGSYKLTALQYRATATTAPVDYLSSLDDCEKDDILILKSDGAYNYNDAGTVCTAEGANSHGTWHVTGNTITSDGTFNGTIASYDCKTLVFYKENAIVTGDRMTFTMVKQ; encoded by the coding sequence ATGAAAACATCAACTATGAATTTTGCTTTTATGGCCATCGTACTGGGCACCATTCTTCTGTCCTGTAAAAAAGAAAAAAGCAATGAGCCGGAATGTGGTATCAGTATGACCGGCCTTGCCGGCTCGTACAAACTTACGGCTTTACAATACCGGGCAACTGCCACTACGGCGCCGGTGGATTACCTGTCATCTCTTGATGACTGCGAAAAAGACGATATCCTTATATTAAAAAGCGACGGCGCCTATAACTACAATGATGCCGGCACCGTTTGCACAGCTGAGGGAGCAAACAGCCACGGCACCTGGCATGTAACCGGCAACACTATTACCAGCGATGGTACCTTCAACGGCACCATTGCCAGCTACGACTGTAAAACGTTGGTTTTTTACAAGGAAAATGCAATAGTGACGGGCGACAGGATGACATTTACTATGGTAAAGCAATAG
- a CDS encoding ABC transporter permease, with the protein MFKNYLKIAWRNLWKNRLISGINIGGLAIGITSAILLLGYVSYQYSYDNVHTNKRDLYRVNLDYYQQGQLVFKSAENYSGVGPSLKSEFPEVIAAARLYNVGSKNNCVITADDNRAFKETKVLFADPSFLTMFSFPFKEGDPHAALDQAGTAVISASMALKLFGSEHVLGKMFRMDDDDGVLDLCRVTGVFKDVPGQSHIKFDVLISYASLYHRSRPRFENNWQRKDLYTYVQLRQGADPAILETKLPGFVSRHIPAEKENAVESRLSLQPVEKIHLAPGRDDEPEPGGSAKAIFFLMLIAFFIITIAWVNYINLSTAGSINRAREIGIRKVLGSQKIQLIKQFLAEALATNIVSFTIAIGLTVLLLQWMRGVFPDDFSLPGFLCSSYGWLFLGFLVIGALLSGLYPAFVMSSFKPALVVKGGLKASGKGILLRRGLVVFQFALSIFLIIGTIVVYQQVHFMLNQDLGLKMSRVVIMDRPGRWASHSDSLNGPVVQAFKELLKRNPAIESMGMSDALPGKETRWHGEYSTTLSGDKNEMSIKTIDIDEDYLHVLGISMKAGRNFSRKYGTDQHGLVISESAAKLLGFTGPDDAVGKQVWTNKRACMVLGVTSDVHLQSLQKKAEPLVFQFNGRDYSDDEYYLIKIKTADIPRTIGYIRKSWEEIFPGNPFSFSFLDDYFNRQYDNDMQFGLLFGVFSMVAIIIACIGLFALVAYMVQQRTREIGIRKVLGASLRDILALFTKDFTKLILFANLIAWPLGWFLMNSWLREFAYRIHISWLVFLLAGVSALIIALMTISLQALKAAIANPVKAIRAE; encoded by the coding sequence ATGTTTAAAAACTATCTGAAAATTGCCTGGAGAAACCTATGGAAGAATCGCCTGATTTCAGGTATTAATATTGGCGGTCTTGCTATTGGAATAACAAGCGCCATATTGTTGTTGGGCTATGTATCTTATCAATATAGTTACGACAACGTCCACACGAACAAACGGGATCTTTATCGCGTCAATCTCGATTATTACCAGCAGGGGCAACTCGTTTTTAAGAGCGCAGAGAATTATTCCGGTGTTGGTCCTTCCCTGAAAAGTGAATTTCCGGAAGTCATTGCAGCAGCGCGATTGTATAACGTTGGTTCCAAGAATAATTGCGTGATTACGGCTGATGACAACAGGGCTTTTAAAGAAACTAAAGTATTGTTTGCAGATCCTTCTTTTCTGACCATGTTTTCCTTTCCTTTTAAAGAAGGAGATCCGCACGCTGCGCTTGATCAGGCTGGTACAGCCGTAATATCAGCGTCCATGGCCCTGAAGTTGTTTGGTAGTGAGCATGTGCTGGGTAAGATGTTCAGAATGGACGACGATGACGGCGTGTTGGATCTGTGCCGTGTTACCGGGGTATTTAAAGATGTTCCGGGGCAGTCGCATATAAAATTCGATGTACTGATTTCCTATGCCTCTTTATATCACCGGAGCAGGCCCCGGTTTGAAAACAATTGGCAACGGAAAGATCTTTACACTTACGTACAGCTTCGCCAGGGAGCAGATCCGGCAATATTGGAGACAAAGTTGCCTGGTTTTGTCAGTCGGCATATCCCTGCTGAAAAGGAAAATGCGGTGGAAAGCAGGCTTTCTTTACAGCCGGTGGAGAAAATACATCTGGCGCCAGGGCGTGATGATGAACCAGAGCCGGGAGGAAGTGCCAAAGCCATATTTTTCCTGATGTTGATTGCTTTTTTTATCATTACCATTGCCTGGGTGAATTATATTAATCTTTCCACCGCAGGGTCTATTAACAGAGCGAGGGAGATCGGCATCCGAAAGGTCTTAGGTTCACAGAAGATCCAGTTGATAAAACAGTTTTTGGCTGAAGCATTGGCTACTAATATAGTGAGTTTTACTATTGCAATTGGGCTGACGGTGTTACTGCTGCAGTGGATGAGAGGTGTTTTCCCGGATGACTTTTCCCTGCCTGGTTTTCTTTGCAGCTCCTATGGCTGGCTGTTTCTGGGGTTTCTGGTTATTGGCGCTCTACTTTCCGGGTTGTATCCGGCTTTTGTTATGTCCTCTTTTAAACCGGCTCTTGTAGTGAAAGGCGGACTGAAAGCATCCGGAAAAGGAATATTGTTGCGGAGGGGACTGGTAGTTTTTCAATTTGCCCTTTCCATTTTTCTCATAATAGGGACTATTGTTGTTTACCAGCAGGTACATTTTATGCTCAACCAGGACTTAGGCCTGAAAATGAGCAGGGTAGTGATAATGGACAGGCCCGGGCGTTGGGCCAGCCACTCAGATTCACTGAATGGACCAGTGGTGCAGGCTTTCAAAGAGCTACTCAAAAGAAATCCGGCTATAGAGTCAATGGGCATGTCGGATGCGCTGCCCGGAAAAGAAACGAGATGGCATGGCGAATACAGTACTACGCTGTCGGGTGATAAAAATGAGATGAGTATCAAAACTATCGATATAGATGAAGACTATCTGCATGTTTTAGGAATCAGCATGAAGGCGGGCCGGAATTTTTCCCGGAAGTATGGAACAGATCAGCACGGGCTGGTGATATCCGAGTCTGCCGCGAAACTGTTGGGTTTTACGGGCCCGGATGATGCTGTTGGTAAGCAGGTATGGACTAATAAGAGAGCTTGCATGGTATTGGGCGTAACGAGCGATGTTCACCTGCAATCCCTTCAAAAGAAAGCCGAGCCGCTTGTATTTCAATTCAATGGCCGTGATTATTCGGACGATGAATATTATCTCATAAAAATTAAAACGGCCGATATTCCACGGACAATTGGGTATATCCGGAAGTCCTGGGAAGAGATCTTTCCGGGCAATCCGTTCAGTTTTTCATTTCTTGACGATTATTTCAACCGTCAATATGACAATGATATGCAATTTGGTTTGTTATTCGGTGTCTTTTCGATGGTGGCGATTATCATCGCATGTATAGGATTATTTGCCCTGGTGGCATATATGGTGCAGCAAAGAACCCGGGAAATCGGGATACGGAAAGTGCTGGGGGCCAGTCTCCGGGATATTCTGGCCTTATTTACAAAAGACTTTACAAAATTAATCCTCTTCGCAAATCTGATAGCATGGCCGCTGGGATGGTTTCTGATGAATAGCTGGCTGAGGGAATTTGCATATAGGATTCATATTAGCTGGCTGGTGTTTTTGCTGGCGGGGGTGTCTGCTCTTATCATAGCATTGATGACCATCAGTTTACAGGCGTTAAAAGCTGCCATTGCCAATCCGGTAAAGGCCATCCGGGCGGAATGA
- a CDS encoding YqgE/AlgH family protein: MNAGIFLHATALLNDTFFEDAIIFITEYNEKGAMGFVINRVFPRGLTELEEFKHGKPFPLRDGGPVDKEHLYFLHRRPDLIAGGTLVADGIYFGGDFKAAVEGINNSTLTEQELRIFIGYCGWDNGELEEEVAEGSWEVAASGAVF, translated from the coding sequence ATGAACGCTGGTATCTTTTTACATGCAACTGCTCTCCTGAATGATACTTTTTTTGAAGACGCCATTATATTCATTACTGAGTATAATGAGAAGGGAGCCATGGGATTTGTGATAAACAGGGTGTTTCCGAGAGGGTTAACGGAGCTGGAAGAATTTAAACACGGGAAGCCTTTTCCTTTGCGCGATGGAGGTCCGGTAGACAAGGAACATCTTTATTTTTTACATCGCCGGCCCGATTTGATAGCAGGAGGCACGCTGGTGGCGGATGGCATTTATTTTGGAGGCGATTTCAAAGCGGCGGTGGAAGGCATTAATAATAGTACCCTTACAGAGCAGGAGCTGAGGATATTTATCGGCTATTGCGGCTGGGATAATGGAGAGCTGGAAGAAGAGGTGGCGGAGGGCAGCTGGGAGGTGGCAGCATCGGGGGCCGTATTTTAG
- a CDS encoding NAD(P)H-binding protein gives MKIIVTGSSGNISRPLTQLLVQKGHTVTVVSSNPEKQQAIEALGAAAAIGAVEDADFLTCTLQGADALYAMIPPNFTTTDQRARYRQIGHSYARAIRATGVKRVVHLSSMGAHLDKGIGIILGSHDVEGILNELPGLSLTHLRPGSFFYNLYGFIDSIKRRGYIRANYGGEDKTQLVAATDIAAAAAEELDAILPARPVRYILSDECSCNNIAAVLGKAIGKPDLQWITCSREEALADFKERGIPDNTAAEIADIYDSIHNGAFEEDYYAHGPVVPGKIKLTDFAKEFAAVFNQGN, from the coding sequence ATGAAAATTATCGTAACAGGTTCATCAGGCAACATCAGCCGGCCACTGACGCAATTGCTGGTACAAAAAGGACATACCGTAACTGTTGTCAGCAGCAACCCGGAAAAACAACAAGCCATTGAAGCCCTCGGAGCAGCGGCTGCCATCGGCGCTGTGGAAGATGCAGATTTCCTCACCTGCACGCTGCAAGGCGCGGATGCACTTTATGCGATGATACCGCCCAATTTCACCACCACCGATCAGAGAGCCCGTTACCGGCAGATAGGCCACAGCTATGCGCGAGCCATCAGGGCCACGGGTGTAAAACGGGTGGTACATCTCAGCAGTATGGGCGCCCATCTCGATAAAGGTATTGGTATCATCCTCGGCTCCCACGATGTAGAGGGTATATTAAATGAGCTTCCGGGCCTCTCTCTCACCCATCTCCGGCCGGGTTCTTTTTTCTACAATCTTTATGGTTTTATAGATTCAATTAAAAGACGGGGGTATATTCGTGCTAACTATGGTGGAGAAGATAAAACACAGCTGGTAGCAGCAACAGATATTGCCGCTGCTGCTGCAGAAGAGCTCGACGCCATTCTTCCTGCCAGGCCGGTACGCTACATCCTCAGCGATGAGTGCAGTTGTAACAACATTGCGGCCGTATTGGGTAAGGCTATTGGCAAACCAGACCTGCAATGGATCACTTGTTCCCGGGAAGAAGCACTGGCCGATTTTAAGGAAAGAGGTATTCCGGATAACACGGCAGCTGAGATTGCAGATATATATGATAGTATTCACAATGGCGCTTTCGAAGAAGATTATTATGCACATGGGCCCGTTGTACCAGGCAAAATAAAACTAACGGACTTTGCCAAAGAATTTGCGGCTGTCTTTAACCAGGGAAATTAA
- a CDS encoding helix-turn-helix transcriptional regulator has product MKNTTPHKIHTITEFHQLRGLPKPEHPLISVINCEDIQHPQEAPDNLVLEFYSIALKKRFDGKMRYGQQEYDFDEGVMFFMAPEQVFSIERSVQQKHTGWILLIHPDFLWNTPLAKTIRQYEYFSYSVNEALYLSEKEEATIAGILGNIEHEYHSNIDQFSQRVIIAQLELLLTYSERFYHRQFLTRKIINHRILDRFEEMLTGYFNDPKQTGLPTVQYFARAMNLSSNYLSSLLKVLTGQHTQQHIHNRLIEKAKERLSTTDLSVSEIAYELGFEHPQSFSKLFKVKTNLSPLEFRQQFS; this is encoded by the coding sequence ATGAAAAATACCACTCCTCATAAAATCCATACCATCACTGAATTTCACCAGCTCCGGGGCTTACCTAAACCTGAGCACCCGCTGATCAGTGTTATCAATTGTGAAGACATTCAGCACCCTCAGGAAGCCCCAGACAACCTGGTGCTGGAATTCTATTCTATAGCGCTCAAAAAAAGATTTGATGGTAAAATGAGATACGGGCAGCAGGAATACGATTTCGATGAAGGGGTGATGTTTTTCATGGCGCCGGAACAGGTTTTCTCTATAGAAAGAAGCGTTCAGCAAAAACATACGGGATGGATTCTGCTGATCCATCCCGACTTTCTCTGGAATACGCCGCTCGCCAAAACAATCAGGCAGTATGAGTATTTCAGCTACTCCGTGAATGAAGCATTGTACCTGTCGGAGAAAGAAGAAGCCACCATCGCCGGTATCCTCGGAAATATTGAGCACGAGTATCATTCTAATATAGATCAGTTCAGCCAGCGGGTCATTATTGCACAGCTGGAATTATTGCTCACTTATTCCGAAAGATTTTATCATCGGCAATTCCTTACCAGGAAAATAATCAACCACAGGATCCTCGACCGTTTTGAAGAAATGCTGACCGGGTATTTTAATGATCCCAAACAAACGGGGTTGCCTACCGTACAGTATTTTGCGCGGGCCATGAATCTGTCTTCCAATTACCTGAGCAGCCTGTTGAAAGTGCTAACGGGGCAGCATACACAGCAACACATCCACAACCGGTTGATTGAAAAAGCCAAAGAGCGGTTATCTACCACTGATTTGTCGGTAAGCGAGATAGCCTATGAACTGGGATTCGAGCATCCACAGTCGTTCAGCAAGCTGTTTAAAGTAAAAACGAATCTGTCGCCCCTGGAGTTTAGGCAGCAATTCAGTTAG
- a CDS encoding alpha/beta hydrolase — translation MNNKLALSPDVIAALEFIQSIPAVDTTDAALAGRQFYEAFIPMAGEAEEIDITERTILLSGGNIRIRIYRPSDQPLLPAVVYFHGGWFNAGSLDTHDRPLRTLAKLSGAVFISVDYRLAPEFPFPHGLQDCFDALQWVVANAALLNIDAARIALAGDSAGAALATATAKRAVKVMNISVCCQVLIYPVTDSSLNTPSWHRYADGPNLTLDGARIAWDWYAPAPADRHHPDAAPLNSSDLTGLPPALIITAEHDPLHDEAVQYAEKLQLAGVATQWSEYPGMVHGFFQMGGIISSAKRAMEEVAGFLTDRFATTRK, via the coding sequence ATGAACAACAAATTGGCATTATCCCCGGATGTAATAGCAGCGCTGGAATTCATTCAATCCATCCCGGCTGTGGATACAACAGATGCGGCGCTTGCGGGCCGGCAATTTTATGAAGCTTTTATCCCTATGGCCGGCGAGGCCGAGGAAATAGATATAACAGAAAGAACGATACTATTGTCTGGCGGAAATATCCGTATACGTATTTACCGGCCGTCGGACCAGCCACTGCTTCCGGCAGTAGTGTATTTTCATGGCGGATGGTTTAATGCGGGCAGTCTGGATACGCACGACAGGCCACTGCGAACATTGGCAAAATTATCCGGCGCCGTGTTTATTTCCGTCGATTACAGGCTGGCGCCTGAATTTCCGTTTCCGCATGGCCTGCAGGATTGCTTCGATGCGTTGCAATGGGTGGTGGCCAATGCTGCGCTGCTGAACATTGATGCCGCTCGTATTGCCCTTGCGGGCGACAGTGCCGGAGCCGCGCTGGCAACAGCCACTGCAAAACGGGCTGTTAAAGTGATGAATATATCCGTTTGTTGCCAGGTACTCATCTATCCGGTGACAGATTCATCGCTCAACACGCCTTCCTGGCATCGGTATGCTGATGGGCCCAATCTTACGCTCGATGGCGCCCGCATAGCATGGGATTGGTACGCCCCTGCGCCGGCCGACCGGCACCATCCGGATGCAGCGCCGCTCAATTCGTCCGATCTTACGGGGCTGCCACCGGCGCTCATCATCACCGCGGAACACGATCCGCTGCACGACGAGGCGGTGCAATATGCAGAAAAATTACAGCTGGCGGGCGTAGCTACGCAATGGTCGGAATATCCGGGAATGGTTCATGGATTTTTTCAGATGGGCGGGATTATTAGCAGCGCGAAACGGGCGATGGAAGAAGTGGCCGGTTTCCTGACAGACCGGTTTGCGACAACACGGAAATAA
- a CDS encoding 6-bladed beta-propeller codes for MRICLVNTISTLILMVSITCHAQQEGITLRIDPEAAIGATTSKLFTAIDYIPLETNKESLFGKIDQLYVTDEYYIILDMDTNAVLFFLKDGKFHSKINCGRKTDEVKAHFFTVDNTNRMIKIGYNFNKVKVFSFDGNLMRNYEDTTGAYYFYQLSGNTLLSYNINYSYKKNRQDSVDYELKFYSDGNLSGKAFQYANYNRMICNEDLTSVAGGFFFDTGNPDNVTLIRYYGYDIYAVSKDSIRRKYTFVFPQQRSLPRDFKYAPDYYGKRFAYIKNTSGVIFTVSHFFQLGGLLFFKLNTLNGSASYIYDLHSAALIAVDHIASDADNGYLPVTMNGNYSTANFITYSFLTTDGVNIYASVSSREMFDARDAASNRGVRYNDRIQAYFSNSSARSNPVIIKLKPNPGYPLK; via the coding sequence ATGAGAATCTGTCTGGTAAATACGATTTCCACACTTATATTGATGGTAAGTATAACCTGCCATGCGCAGCAGGAAGGTATTACGCTGAGAATAGATCCTGAGGCAGCAATAGGTGCTACTACCTCAAAGCTATTTACAGCCATAGATTATATACCACTGGAAACGAATAAGGAGAGCTTATTCGGAAAAATCGATCAATTGTATGTGACTGATGAGTATTACATCATCCTGGACATGGATACCAATGCCGTTTTATTTTTCCTAAAGGACGGAAAATTCCATTCAAAAATTAACTGCGGCCGGAAAACCGATGAAGTAAAAGCACATTTTTTTACTGTCGACAATACCAACCGGATGATCAAAATTGGTTATAATTTCAACAAAGTAAAAGTATTCAGCTTTGATGGAAATTTGATGAGGAATTATGAAGATACTACCGGCGCTTACTATTTCTATCAACTGTCAGGCAATACCCTTCTTTCTTATAATATCAACTATAGCTACAAGAAAAACAGGCAGGATTCAGTTGATTACGAATTGAAATTTTATTCGGATGGCAACCTCTCCGGCAAGGCATTTCAATATGCGAACTACAACAGGATGATCTGTAATGAAGACCTTACATCTGTGGCAGGGGGCTTCTTTTTCGATACCGGGAACCCCGATAACGTTACGTTGATCCGGTACTATGGATATGATATTTACGCGGTCAGCAAAGATAGCATTCGCAGGAAGTATACTTTCGTATTTCCACAGCAACGATCGCTCCCGCGCGACTTTAAATATGCTCCGGACTATTATGGAAAGCGATTTGCCTATATAAAGAATACCAGCGGCGTTATTTTTACGGTGTCGCATTTCTTTCAGTTAGGCGGGCTGTTGTTTTTTAAACTGAATACGCTGAATGGAAGCGCTTCTTATATCTATGATCTTCATTCCGCAGCCCTGATCGCAGTGGATCATATTGCAAGCGACGCTGATAATGGTTACCTGCCCGTAACGATGAATGGTAATTACAGCACCGCTAATTTCATTACGTATAGTTTTCTTACAACTGACGGCGTAAATATATATGCGAGTGTGTCGTCCCGGGAGATGTTTGACGCCAGAGATGCTGCCAGTAACAGGGGCGTCAGGTATAACGATCGCATACAGGCATATTTCAGCAATAGTTCGGCCCGGAGTAATCCTGTTATTATTAAACTAAAGCCCAATCCCGGATATCCTTTAAAGTGA
- a CDS encoding DoxX family protein, with translation MIKKLLISPVNVENGLVFIRVMAGLLIFVHGLGIFSQGHMEGNIAWLTDLHFPAPVLMAYLGKGTELAGGILLILGLLTRPVALALVINMSVITFMMGSGKIFEDDQPPFLFLVLFLFLLVTGGGKYSLDKWLFDKIPG, from the coding sequence ATGATAAAAAAATTGCTGATCTCCCCGGTTAATGTAGAAAACGGATTAGTATTTATCCGCGTAATGGCCGGCTTATTGATCTTTGTTCATGGCTTAGGTATTTTTAGTCAGGGCCATATGGAGGGAAACATTGCCTGGCTTACCGACCTCCATTTTCCTGCCCCGGTATTGATGGCCTATCTGGGGAAAGGAACAGAGCTGGCAGGAGGGATATTACTGATCCTGGGATTGCTGACCCGGCCAGTAGCCCTTGCCCTGGTCATCAACATGAGCGTCATTACCTTTATGATGGGCTCGGGAAAGATTTTTGAAGACGATCAGCCGCCGTTTTTGTTCCTGGTATTGTTTCTGTTTTTGCTGGTAACAGGTGGAGGAAAGTATAGCCTCGATAAATGGCTGTTTGATAAGATACCCGGTTGA
- a CDS encoding winged helix-turn-helix domain-containing protein encodes MRYLHRPLLSILLLIATGSGIAEALPSEQDNRKVIQLRHIGHELLLAAGDSTSIVLPVKEITEGAYQISFEKPFPFVPDSLLNITERIMKSKPLTAPYTLSVMKAGSPQIVYGFTSEDAAKGTVPCIGRNMPADSYIITIQLPGVIAASQQQQLYSLLVYGLLIIIAGSIGYLVYQKKRSPISVIPVQTDTTPGVAIGDYMFFPVKGKLTYGAETIALTAKEQTLLSIFARQLNQVIDRNLLLKEGWEDEGVITGRSLDMYVSKLRRKLGKDASINIKNVHGKGYSLTIADL; translated from the coding sequence GTGCGGTATTTACATAGGCCACTCCTTTCTATTCTGTTGCTGATTGCCACGGGTTCCGGCATCGCTGAAGCGCTGCCCTCCGAACAAGATAACCGTAAAGTCATCCAGTTACGGCATATTGGTCACGAGTTGCTGCTGGCTGCCGGCGACAGCACCTCCATCGTACTGCCTGTAAAAGAAATTACGGAGGGTGCTTATCAGATCTCGTTTGAAAAACCCTTTCCATTTGTACCTGATTCCCTGTTGAACATCACAGAAAGGATCATGAAAAGCAAACCACTGACTGCGCCTTATACATTGAGTGTGATGAAGGCGGGCTCGCCACAGATTGTGTACGGGTTTACCAGTGAAGATGCGGCAAAAGGCACTGTGCCCTGTATTGGCAGGAATATGCCGGCAGACAGTTATATCATCACTATTCAGCTGCCAGGTGTCATAGCAGCCAGTCAGCAGCAACAGCTCTATTCATTACTCGTTTACGGTTTGCTCATCATCATTGCAGGCAGCATTGGCTATCTTGTTTATCAAAAGAAACGTTCCCCCATATCCGTTATCCCGGTACAAACGGATACCACGCCAGGCGTTGCCATTGGGGATTATATGTTTTTCCCGGTAAAAGGGAAATTAACCTATGGTGCAGAAACCATCGCACTGACAGCCAAAGAACAAACCCTGCTGAGCATTTTCGCCCGGCAATTGAACCAGGTTATTGACCGTAACTTATTACTGAAAGAAGGTTGGGAAGACGAAGGCGTCATTACCGGCCGCAGCCTGGATATGTATGTTTCGAAGCTCCGCAGAAAGCTCGGGAAAGATGCCTCCATAAATATTAAGAACGTTCATGGCAAGGGCTATAGCCTGACTATAGCAGACCTTTAA